The Micromonospora sp. WMMD961 genome has a segment encoding these proteins:
- a CDS encoding cellulose binding domain-containing protein: MRTGRRRTTLIATTAAATATLVTAGLLTSVSAQAAAGCQVTYSAASQWPGGFTGNVTVTNLGDPVSGWTLRWSYGAGQQVNQAWGATVSQSGSQVSATNVDYNGNLATNASASFGFNATWNNSSNPAPTSFTLNNVACTGSTTPTTPPPSTPPPTTPPPSSTPPPGQQPSNLVGWATQNGGTTGGGNAGTTTVSNASGLTSALNATGAAVIRVTGTITCSGMLRVRSNKTIIGNYGATIVGCGFNINGDRNVIIRNLTFRNWNDDAINVQESATNIWIDHNSFSNGYDGAVDIKRGSDFITVSWNRVFSHDKTMLLGHSDDNASQDVGHLRVSYHHNWFDGSNQRNPRVRFGNPVHVYNNYYRANGGYGVASTENAGVLVEGNYFENVDDPYHLGEGDSGPGSLVARNNHFVNSPTGQAGGSVASIPYPYQLDTASNVKSIVTAGAGAGRITV; the protein is encoded by the coding sequence ATGCGCACAGGACGGCGTCGAACGACGCTGATCGCCACCACCGCCGCAGCCACCGCCACCCTGGTCACCGCCGGGCTGCTGACCTCGGTGTCCGCCCAGGCGGCCGCCGGCTGCCAGGTCACCTACTCGGCCGCCAGCCAGTGGCCGGGCGGGTTCACCGGCAACGTCACCGTCACCAACCTCGGCGACCCCGTCTCCGGGTGGACGTTGCGCTGGTCGTACGGGGCCGGCCAACAGGTCAACCAGGCATGGGGCGCCACCGTCTCGCAGAGCGGCAGCCAGGTCTCCGCGACGAACGTCGACTACAACGGCAACCTGGCGACCAATGCCAGCGCCTCGTTCGGCTTCAACGCGACCTGGAACAACTCCAGCAACCCGGCCCCGACCAGCTTCACCCTGAACAACGTCGCCTGCACCGGCAGCACCACGCCGACCACGCCGCCGCCCAGCACGCCGCCGCCGACCACCCCGCCACCGTCGAGCACTCCCCCGCCCGGCCAGCAGCCGTCGAACCTCGTCGGCTGGGCCACCCAGAACGGCGGCACCACCGGTGGCGGCAACGCCGGCACGACCACCGTCAGCAACGCCTCCGGCCTGACCAGCGCACTGAACGCGACCGGTGCCGCGGTGATCCGGGTGACCGGCACCATCACCTGCTCGGGGATGCTGCGGGTCCGGTCCAACAAGACCATCATCGGCAACTACGGGGCGACCATCGTCGGCTGCGGGTTCAACATCAACGGTGACCGCAACGTGATCATCCGGAACCTGACCTTCCGCAACTGGAACGACGACGCGATCAACGTCCAGGAGTCGGCCACCAACATCTGGATCGACCACAACAGCTTCAGCAACGGGTACGACGGCGCCGTCGACATCAAGCGCGGCTCGGACTTCATCACCGTCTCGTGGAACCGGGTCTTCAGCCACGACAAGACCATGCTGCTCGGCCACAGCGACGACAACGCCAGCCAGGACGTCGGCCACCTGCGGGTGAGCTACCACCACAACTGGTTCGACGGCAGCAACCAGCGCAACCCCCGGGTGCGCTTCGGCAACCCGGTGCACGTCTACAACAACTACTACCGGGCCAACGGCGGCTACGGCGTCGCGTCCACCGAGAACGCCGGCGTGCTCGTCGAGGGCAACTACTTCGAGAACGTCGACGACCCGTACCACCTCGGTGAGGGCGACTCCGGGCCGGGCAGCCTGGTCGCCCGGAACAACCACTTCGTCAACTCGCCCACCGGCCAGGCCGGCGGCAGCGTGGCCAGCATCCCGTACCCCTACCAGCTGGACACCGCGAGCAACGTCAAGTCCATCGTGACGGCGGGCGCGGGCGCCGGCCGGATCACCGTCTGA